CTGGCCAAAGCCGTAGCCGGCGAGGCCGATGTGCCGTTCTTCTCGCTGTCGGGTTCCGACTTTGTGGAGATGTTCGTAGGCGTAGGTGCGGCCCGCGTGCGCGACTTGTTTAAGCAAGCCAAAGCCAAGGCGCCCTGCATCATCTTCATCGACGAAATTGACGCCATTGGCCGCAGCCGCTCGCGCGGCAACGTGCCCGGCGGCAACGACGAACGCGAGAACACGCTGAACTCGCTGCTGGTAGAAATGGACGGCTTCGGCACCGATTCGGGGGTTATCATCCTGGCGGCTACCAACCGCCCCGATACCCTCGACTCCGCGTTGCTGCGCCCCGGCCGTTTCGACCGCCAGATTTCGGTGGACAAGCCCGACATCATTGGCCGTACCCAGATTTTCGGGGTGCACCTGAAGCCACTGGCTTTGTCGCCCGACGTAGACGCCAAAAAGCTGGCTGCCCAGACGCCCGGTTTTGCCGGCGCCGAAATTGCCAACGTCTGCAACGAAGCCGCCCTTATTGCCGCCCGCCGCGACAAGAAGATGGTGACGATGCAGGACTTCCAGGATGCTATCGACCGCGTGATTGGTGGCCTCGAGAAGAAGAACAAGCTTATCTCGCCCGAGGAGAAGAAGATTGTGGCTTACCACGAAGCCGGCCACGCTATTGCGGGCTGGTTCCTGGAGCACGCCGATCCGTTGGTGAAGGTGAGCATTGTGCCGCGCGGTGTAGCCGCCCTAGGTTACGCGCAGTACCTGCCCAAGGAGCAGTTCCTGTACAACACCGAGCAGCTCACCGACGAGATGTGCATGGCCCTAGGTGGTCGTGCCGCCGAGGAGCTGGTGTTCGGCAAGATTTCGACCGGTGCCTTGTCCGATCTGGAGCGCATCACCAAGATGGCCTACAGCATCGTCACGATGTACGGCATGAACCCCAAGCTGGGCAACATCTCCTTCTACGACTCGAAGGGCTCGGGCGAGTACGGCTTCACCAAGCCTTATTCAGAAGCCACGGCCCAGATGATCGACGAAGAAGTGCGAAAGATCATCGAGGATGCTTACAACCGCACGAAGGACTTGCTCACCTTCCGTCGGCAGGAGCTGGAGATAGTTGCCCGCGAACTGCTCGAAAAGGAAATCCTGCTGCAGGACGACCTGGAGCGCCTCGTAGGCAAGCGCCCGTTTGATGCGCAAACCACCTACCAGGCCCATACCGCCGGCACCGACCGCTCCGAAACCCTGAGCGAGCGTAAGCAGGAGCACCCGTTGCCCCTGAGCAACGACTTGCCCGAGCTAAACCTGCCCGGCCACAGCAACGGCTCGTCCGATGGCCAATCGACCACGGAGCCTACGGTACCCACCGGCAGTACTGTTGCCTAGGTGTAAGGCCCGGTTAGTAAGGCTGTTAGCAATAAAAAAAGGAGCCGTTGCCCGTCTGGCAGCGGCTCCTTTTTTTCGGTTGTCTCTTCACTTTAAAGAAAAAAACCGCAGCCAAGGGCCGCGGTTTTTTCAACACACCTATTGCAACAACCTATACAGAAGGACAGCCACTAAGTGGTTAATCCTCCGGAGTATGGTATCTGAGCTGGCACCGCGTTGCAAATCAGCGCCGAGCTTTTATATTGATGTTCGTCCGGCGGCTCCGGATCTTACTTTTTCTGGTTGCTGACGGCCGCCTGATAGGCGCCGTCGGTATTCGAATGGCTAGCTGAACCGTTGGTAGCGGGGTTTCGGCTGCCTTTCTGATACAATGTTAGGGCAAGCCAGGGGTTAAGTAAAGGAAGAAAACGCCTTCTGTGTGACAAGGATTACTTGGTGCTTATTGTGCTCAATCCGAAGACGGGAAGGCCCGCGGAGCGGTGTTTAGGCCGGATTTAGAGCCACTTCGGCCTGCAAGAGTGCATGGTTTGGCCAATCGAAACGCGTAAAAAAGGGCCTGTCTGTGACAAAACAGGCCCTAAAATTTTCGGCTTTTTTGCGCCGAATCGCGCATTTGCGGCCCTGCTAGCAGCACATGCAGCGCCATAACGGTGGCTGCCAGCGGCAGAGCGGCACCCGCAACCAGCCACCAGGCGGCCGGTTCGAGGCGGGCTGTTGCTAGGGTGCGGCCCCAATCGGAGCGGTCGGGCGGCAAGCCTACCCCCAGAAAGGCCAGCGTGGTTTGCAAGGCAATGCACGTGGCGAGGTTGAGCGGCAAAGCAGCCCGCAGGGTGCCCCAGGCGTTGGGTAGTACGTGGCGCAACAGTACCCGGCTTGCCGGAAACCCGGCTGCATAGGCCGCCTCGATGTAGCCCTGGTGCTTTAGCTGAACAACTTGGGTGCGAACCAGGCGGGCGGTGGCAGTCCAGCACGTAAGCGTTAGCAACCCGATTAGCCAGGGCGTAGACGGGGTATGCACGGCCGCGAGCAGCAACACCAGCAGCAAACGCGGCAACGAGCCTAAAAACGTAGTGCTCAGCTGCACCAACTGATCGACGGGCAGGCCTGTGGTGCGCTGGGGCAGAAAGCTGGCCGCTGTGGCGACCAGCGCCGCGCCGGCTACCCACCAAGGCAACTGGCTGGCCGGCATCAGCAGGGCCACCAACAACCCTGCCCCCAAAGCACCTAGGGCAAGCCTAGGTACCCGAATGCCGGCGTTGCCCCAGGAGCCCGCAGCGGCGCCCAGCAGAATGCCCAGCAGCGACGTCAGAACCGCTGCGGGCAAGCTCAGGGTCAGTAACGAATGGGTGCCGGCCACGACATCCGTAAGCACGTCGCGGCCGAATGGGTCGGTGCCAAGCCAGTGCTGCGCCGATGGGGGCAGGTTTATTTGCAGCACATCCACCGGTACAATCAGCCACCGCTCGGGCCAGCACACGGTAAGCCCCGCGGCCACGCCTAGCATCAGCAGCCACGACCCGGCCAGCCAGCGCCCCGCCCGAATTACCGATATCCTGCGCATCAGCTGGTACGGGTGCGAGGGTCAAGAAGCATCTGCATGGCATCGGCCAGTACCCAGGCCATCACGCGCGCCGCCGCTACCAGCAGCACACCGCCGATGAGCACGGGCAAATCGCGACTGGCGGCGGCCTCAGCCAACAGGCGGCC
The sequence above is drawn from the Hymenobacter sp. YIM 151858-1 genome and encodes:
- a CDS encoding ABC transporter permease; this translates as MRRISVIRAGRWLAGSWLLMLGVAAGLTVCWPERWLIVPVDVLQINLPPSAQHWLGTDPFGRDVLTDVVAGTHSLLTLSLPAAVLTSLLGILLGAAAGSWGNAGIRVPRLALGALGAGLLVALLMPASQLPWWVAGAALVATAASFLPQRTTGLPVDQLVQLSTTFLGSLPRLLLVLLLAAVHTPSTPWLIGLLTLTCWTATARLVRTQVVQLKHQGYIEAAYAAGFPASRVLLRHVLPNAWGTLRAALPLNLATCIALQTTLAFLGVGLPPDRSDWGRTLATARLEPAAWWLVAGAALPLAATVMALHVLLAGPQMRDSAQKSRKF
- the ftsH gene encoding ATP-dependent zinc metalloprotease FtsH, with the translated sequence MPDNTPSPKKKKPMLPTPGAPRPGVQLWVLLGLTVLVFGFYYLSKGSSAIEIKQQEFEQMLQAGDVRDVTLVNDRLVEVTLKREALQNAKYNQKLRTRGPLVSDQGPHYNFRVIDGKTFKEDYDKLQATIPAEQRVGLGVDTRTGFGEIFTNWAFFIILLVGFWFLMRRMSGAAGPGGQIFSIGKSRAALFEGGDKVKITFKDVAGLEEAKEEVQEIVEFLKNPSKFTVLGGKIPKGALLVGPPGTGKTLLAKAVAGEADVPFFSLSGSDFVEMFVGVGAARVRDLFKQAKAKAPCIIFIDEIDAIGRSRSRGNVPGGNDERENTLNSLLVEMDGFGTDSGVIILAATNRPDTLDSALLRPGRFDRQISVDKPDIIGRTQIFGVHLKPLALSPDVDAKKLAAQTPGFAGAEIANVCNEAALIAARRDKKMVTMQDFQDAIDRVIGGLEKKNKLISPEEKKIVAYHEAGHAIAGWFLEHADPLVKVSIVPRGVAALGYAQYLPKEQFLYNTEQLTDEMCMALGGRAAEELVFGKISTGALSDLERITKMAYSIVTMYGMNPKLGNISFYDSKGSGEYGFTKPYSEATAQMIDEEVRKIIEDAYNRTKDLLTFRRQELEIVARELLEKEILLQDDLERLVGKRPFDAQTTYQAHTAGTDRSETLSERKQEHPLPLSNDLPELNLPGHSNGSSDGQSTTEPTVPTGSTVA